CAAATCAATGAAGAAAGTGGCTGGTACTTTGAAACTAGATCAGGCACAGTTTAGAGAGCTTGAAGCTTTCGCTAAATTCGGATCTGATTTGGATAACGCCACTCGATTGGTAATTTCAAGAGGACAGAAAAACCAGGAAATTTTGAAGCAAGCACAATACTCTCCAATACCAGTGGGTGAGCAAGTAGCTACTATTTATGCTTCTACTAAAGGTTTCATGGATAAGGTGCCTGTAGAAAAAGCTAGAGCTTACCAAACTGAATTTGTAACCGTAATGAGAACTCAGCACGCCGACATATTGTCTGCACTAGCTGCTGGTAAGTTCGACGACGATACAACAAGTAAATTGGGCGAAGTAGCGAAAGAAGTTGCTACAAGATTTGAAAACTAATAAGCTGCAATGGCTAATTTAAAAGAAGTAAAAAACAGAATATCTTCTGTAACCTCAACTCAGCAGATCACTAGCGCCATGAAAATGGTAGCTGCTGCCAAGCTGAAAAGAGCACAGGATAAGATCACTCAAATGAGGCCTTATTCGCAAAAGCTTACGGGCTTATTGCAAAATGTGTCGGCAGGTATGGAGGATAGTTCTGATAATATCTACGGTCAGGAACGTGAAGTGAACAATGTACTTCTCGTAGTGGTTTCTTCTGACAGAGGGTTGTGTGGCGCTTTCAACAACAACGTGTTCAAAGCAACTGTCAATCTGATAGAAGAAAATTACTCTTACGAGAGCAAACACGACGGCATTCACATCTTACCATTAGGTAAAAAGGCTTTTGAATTTTTCTCTAAGAGAAATTATCAAGTAGTAGACAACTTCTATGGTATTTTCGGTGATCTATCTTTTGATCAAGCGAAAGTAGCGGCGGAGTATGTGATGAAGTCTTTTGTTGATGGTGATTACGACAAAGTAGAATTAGTTTACAACGAGTTCAAAAATGTGGCCACTCAAATTCTTCAAGTAGAGCAATTCTTGCCAGTAGAGCAAGTAGAGGCTACTGCGGATGAGGCTGAGTCAGCTTTCACTAATCAGGAATATATCTATCAGCCATCTATGCAATATGTGGTTGAGGAGTTGATCCCTAAATCGTTGAAAGTACAGTTCTACAAAGCAGCGCTTGAGTCGAATGCTTCAGAGCATGGCGCTCGAATGACAGCCATGGATCAAGCCACTGACAATGCTGGAGAAATGTTGAAAGCATTGAAATTGACTTACAACAGAACTCGTCAGGCAGCAATTACTAAGGAAATTCTTGAAATCGTGGGTGGTGCTGAGGCATTGGCCAGCGATGGATAAGGCATATAAAAACATAAACGAAAGGCTGAGCTTCATTTAAGTTCAGCCTTTTTTGTTTTAGATTGTACTATGAGCGTTTTCAAGTCCATATTGTCAGTTTTGCGCTGGCTGTCACTCGACGTTGTAACTGGGGGAGTTATATTTTCATTGGCTATTGGCAAAGTTGTAAATGCTGATTTGCACTGGAGTATTCCCACAGCATTGGGCTGCTGTATTTGGCTCATCTATACATTGGATCATTTGATCGACGGCAATAGCTCAGAAAGAGATCCCAGTATGAAACGACATGCGTTTCATAAGAAATTCC
The sequence above is drawn from the Reichenbachiella sp. genome and encodes:
- the atpG gene encoding ATP synthase F1 subunit gamma — its product is MANLKEVKNRISSVTSTQQITSAMKMVAAAKLKRAQDKITQMRPYSQKLTGLLQNVSAGMEDSSDNIYGQEREVNNVLLVVVSSDRGLCGAFNNNVFKATVNLIEENYSYESKHDGIHILPLGKKAFEFFSKRNYQVVDNFYGIFGDLSFDQAKVAAEYVMKSFVDGDYDKVELVYNEFKNVATQILQVEQFLPVEQVEATADEAESAFTNQEYIYQPSMQYVVEELIPKSLKVQFYKAALESNASEHGARMTAMDQATDNAGEMLKALKLTYNRTRQAAITKEILEIVGGAEALASDG